From Apium graveolens cultivar Ventura chromosome 9, ASM990537v1, whole genome shotgun sequence, the proteins below share one genomic window:
- the LOC141685827 gene encoding uncharacterized protein LOC141685827: MEAYVLSWCIIGDFNDLMLTDEKRGGRGHPRALLEGFSETVMDCGLTDLGFIGEKFSRERARGTDRWIQERLDKGLATKEWCEMFPGAQVQVLEVSTSDHLPLCLQLNRQVYVPRSRRFRFENMWIQEKECQGIIKDYWTDAGNRELSDKLLHVVFDCKSGVEVWKEHNKILRLQDENGDWKDTNEEIQQVIIRYFENIFSTRATNYQLLDRAMFPKISKQQGQELIMPLTEEEVKNVIFTMHSEKSPGVDGLNPAFFQSYWDIVGNDVTVFCQNFKYRGAAGGGKLYACVSNTKSETTKTGL, translated from the exons ATGGAGGCATATGTGTTATCCTGGTGTATCATTGGTGACTTCAATGACTTAATGTTAACGGATGAAAAAAGAGGCGGAAGAGGTCACCCTCGTGCTTTACTAGAAGGTTTCTCGGAGACAGTGATGGATTGTGGTCTGACAGATTTGGGTTTTATTGGTGAAAAGTTTTCTAGGGAAAGGGCAAGAGGGACTGATAGGTGGATTCAAGAAAGATTGGATAAGGGTCTAGCTACGAAGGAGTGGTGTGAGATGTTTCCGGGTGCTCAAGTTCAAGTCCTGGAGGTGTCTACATCAGATCATCTCCCTCTGTGTTTACAACTTAATAGGCAAGTGTATGTGCCAAGGAGTCGAAGGTTTAGATTTGAGAATATGTGGATCCAGGAGAAAGAGTGTCAAGGAATAATCAAAGATTATTGGACTGATGCTGGGAATCGGGAGCTATCGGATAAATTGCTTCATGTTGTGTTCGATTGCAAGAGTGGGGTGGAGGTATG GAAAGAACATAATAAAATTCTAAGACTGCAAGACGAGAATGGGGATTGGAAAGATACAAATGAGGAGATTCAACAGGTAATTATTCGTTATTTTGAGAATATTTTCAGTACTAGAGCAACAAATTATCAATTATTAGACAGAGCCATGTTCCCAAAAATTTCAAAGCAGCAAGGCCAAGAGCTTATAATGCCTTTAACGGAAGAGGAGGTAAAAAATGTTATTTTTACTATGCACTCAGAGAAGTCTCCTGGAGTTGATGGTTTAAATCCGGCTTTCTTTCAATCTTATTGGGACATAGTAGGGAATGATGTTACTGTATTTTGCCAGAATTTTAAATACAGGGGAGCTGCCGGAGGGGGTAAATTGTACGCTTGTGTGTCTAATACCAAAAGTGAAACAACTAAAACAGGTCTTTGA